Proteins from a single region of Mucilaginibacter daejeonensis:
- the cdaA gene encoding diadenylate cyclase CdaA has translation MPSIDLHLFKFNLFDVVDVLLVAFLIYQLYNLIRGTIAANIFIGLAIICLLYFVVRALEMKLLTNILGNFMNVGIIAVVVVFQQEIRRFLLLVGRNASLQRNRAWWKYFLGRNDVEKDNYKRIKPIIDACKTMKQTHTGALIVFVKDYDEQIYQNSCEVLDAKISKRILEAIFQKNGPLHDGAVVISGNKIKSASCILPLTDNTDLPAQFGLRHRAGIGVTEANDATAIIVSEETGEISYAKQGRVKMNISFAELEKLLNKDY, from the coding sequence ATGCCATCTATTGACCTGCACTTATTCAAATTCAATCTTTTCGATGTGGTAGATGTGCTGCTGGTAGCTTTTTTGATCTATCAGCTTTACAACCTCATCCGCGGTACCATAGCGGCGAATATATTCATCGGTTTGGCCATTATATGCCTGCTGTACTTTGTGGTGCGTGCACTGGAAATGAAGTTACTGACCAACATCCTGGGTAACTTCATGAACGTGGGTATCATAGCGGTGGTGGTGGTGTTTCAGCAGGAGATCAGGCGCTTCTTGTTATTGGTGGGGCGTAACGCATCGCTGCAACGTAACCGGGCCTGGTGGAAATACTTTTTAGGCCGTAATGATGTGGAGAAGGACAACTACAAGCGCATCAAACCCATCATTGACGCCTGCAAGACCATGAAACAAACGCACACCGGTGCGCTCATTGTTTTTGTAAAGGATTACGACGAGCAGATATACCAGAACAGCTGCGAGGTTCTGGATGCCAAGATATCTAAACGTATATTGGAGGCCATATTTCAAAAGAACGGACCACTGCATGATGGCGCGGTGGTGATATCGGGCAACAAGATCAAATCGGCCAGTTGCATATTGCCGCTTACTGATAATACTGACCTGCCGGCTCAGTTCGGCCTTCGTCACCGTGCGGGTATCGGTGTCACTGAGGCTAATGATGCTACGGCCATTATCGTATCTGAGGAGACCGGCGAGATATCATACGCCAAACAAGGTCGCGTAAAAATGAACATCAGCTTTGCCGAGCTTGAAAAACTGCTGAACAAGGA
- a CDS encoding ABC transporter permease → MFKSYLKTSVRFLLKNRTFSFINIIGLTVGTVSCLYIFLFIKYHYSFDQHHQHADAIYRVNTLILSRGDKFNSATISPPIAPVLKQELPEVEQYTRVAPTLGSNKSALTYQDRSFYEKDVVYVDSTFFNVFKYSFVNGRSKDALKEPYSVVLMKPVATKLFGNADPVNKVISINNGYGKHDFKVTAVVDESAGMSHLKANMFITMNSGGIGDFVLKNNGWAGNNFVSTYIRLHDGASAQALEKKLPALLNKYGGRELKELGFNKQLSLQPITSIHTSTGLKNEPTQPIASSFLLILSLIAVLIQVIACINFMNLSTARASSRAREVGVRKVIGAEQGDLVKQFLSESLILALISVLIALPLLALILPYLNNITGIQLDLSVFAQFKLWLVLGGIVLLTGVLAGSYPAFYLSAFKAIKVIKGDFVSRSSAAGIRRSLVVFQFVLSIVLITGIIVIYSQLNYIKNKDLGFSKDQKLVFSVYTPEAIAKMNSLALDVKQLPEVKAVSRTDNFPGQSVLRDHGVYLAGGNMANSVDAQNMLTDEHFTEAIDVKLLSGRKFGVNDSGKVLINETMARRLGLTPDKAPGTYLYTQYAPDPITHVEVAGVIKDFNYNSLHTEIKPFMLVYRKQGEELNNLVVSIQSDDPKHLLSRIEAIWKRDIPDVPFEYSFLDAAVQKQYEADITLSQIINAFTIVAILISCLGLFGLAAFSAEQRRKEIGIRKVLGSSVSGIVALLSRDFLKLVMIAIVISLPIAWYFMHAWIRSFAYRISISWWMFALSGALAVLIAMFTIGLQALKAANMNPVRTLRSE, encoded by the coding sequence ATGTTCAAAAGCTATCTTAAAACCTCCGTCCGTTTTTTGTTGAAGAACAGAACGTTCAGCTTTATCAACATCATAGGCCTCACTGTAGGTACCGTAAGTTGCTTGTACATCTTCCTGTTCATCAAATACCATTATAGCTTTGACCAGCATCACCAACATGCTGATGCTATTTACCGGGTAAATACGCTGATCCTATCGCGTGGCGACAAATTCAACAGTGCCACCATATCGCCACCCATAGCTCCGGTGCTTAAACAGGAACTGCCTGAGGTGGAGCAGTATACGCGCGTAGCCCCAACGCTGGGCTCCAATAAAAGTGCCCTCACATATCAGGACCGGTCCTTTTATGAAAAAGATGTCGTTTACGTGGACTCGACCTTTTTCAACGTGTTCAAGTATTCCTTTGTGAACGGCAGAAGCAAGGATGCACTGAAGGAGCCTTATTCGGTGGTTTTAATGAAGCCAGTTGCGACCAAGCTTTTTGGCAACGCAGATCCGGTGAACAAAGTGATATCCATTAACAACGGTTACGGTAAGCACGACTTTAAAGTGACCGCCGTGGTAGATGAAAGTGCGGGCATGTCGCACCTCAAAGCGAATATGTTCATCACGATGAACAGCGGTGGAATAGGCGATTTTGTATTGAAGAATAATGGTTGGGCTGGCAATAACTTTGTGAGCACGTATATAAGATTACATGATGGTGCCAGCGCACAAGCACTCGAGAAAAAGCTGCCGGCGTTGCTTAATAAATATGGCGGTCGGGAGCTTAAAGAGTTGGGATTTAACAAACAGTTATCCTTGCAGCCCATAACCAGCATCCATACCAGCACCGGCCTCAAGAACGAGCCAACACAGCCCATCGCATCTTCATTTTTGCTCATCCTATCGCTTATCGCAGTGCTGATACAAGTGATCGCCTGTATCAACTTTATGAACTTGTCTACCGCCCGGGCATCAAGCCGTGCGCGCGAGGTAGGGGTGCGCAAAGTGATCGGTGCCGAACAGGGCGACCTGGTCAAACAGTTCCTGAGCGAATCATTGATCCTGGCCCTGATCAGCGTGCTCATTGCTCTACCGTTGCTGGCGCTGATCTTACCTTATCTCAATAACATCACCGGCATTCAATTGGATCTTTCGGTCTTCGCGCAGTTCAAGTTGTGGCTGGTACTGGGAGGTATCGTTCTGCTCACCGGCGTATTGGCAGGTAGTTATCCGGCATTCTACCTTTCAGCGTTCAAGGCGATCAAGGTCATCAAAGGCGACTTTGTAAGCCGGTCGTCTGCCGCTGGTATCCGCCGGTCTTTGGTGGTGTTCCAATTTGTATTGTCTATCGTGCTGATCACGGGCATCATCGTGATCTATAGCCAGTTGAACTACATCAAGAACAAGGACCTTGGTTTTAGCAAGGACCAAAAGCTGGTATTCAGCGTTTATACGCCCGAGGCGATCGCTAAAATGAACAGCCTTGCTTTGGATGTTAAGCAGCTGCCGGAGGTTAAGGCAGTAAGCCGAACCGATAACTTCCCCGGACAGTCGGTTCTGCGTGATCACGGCGTGTACCTGGCAGGCGGTAACATGGCCAATTCGGTGGATGCGCAAAATATGCTGACCGATGAGCACTTTACCGAGGCCATAGACGTAAAGTTGCTGAGCGGCCGCAAGTTCGGTGTGAACGACTCCGGCAAAGTGTTGATCAACGAGACCATGGCCCGCAGGTTAGGGCTCACGCCCGATAAGGCGCCTGGTACCTATTTGTACACTCAATATGCGCCCGACCCTATCACACATGTTGAAGTGGCCGGAGTGATCAAAGATTTTAATTACAACTCGTTACATACCGAGATCAAACCGTTCATGCTGGTATACCGGAAACAGGGTGAGGAATTGAACAACCTCGTAGTGTCCATTCAAAGTGATGATCCTAAACACTTACTATCCCGCATCGAAGCGATCTGGAAGCGCGACATCCCCGATGTGCCATTCGAATATTCCTTTTTGGATGCTGCGGTACAAAAGCAATACGAGGCCGACATCACCTTGTCGCAGATCATCAATGCATTCACCATCGTGGCTATACTCATATCATGCTTAGGACTGTTCGGGCTGGCCGCCTTTAGTGCCGAGCAGCGCCGTAAAGAGATCGGTATACGCAAGGTGCTGGGTAGTAGCGTAAGTGGCATAGTGGCTCTCCTGTCACGCGATTTCCTGAAACTGGTCATGATCGCTATCGTAATATCGTTGCCCATCGCCTGGTACTTTATGCATGCCTGGATACGCTCATTCGCCTACCGGATCAGTATCAGCTGGTGGATGTTCGCCTTATCAGGTGCGTTGGCGGTGCTGATCGCCATGTTCACGATCGGCTTGCAGGCACTCAAAGCAGCCAATATGAACCCGGTGCGTACGCTCAGGTCGGAGTAG